A region of Necator americanus strain Aroian chromosome I, whole genome shotgun sequence DNA encodes the following proteins:
- a CDS encoding hypothetical protein (NECATOR_CHRI.G3448.T2): MGGRQSSVAEDRPRSNSVDATSASQGGHDDSTTRNPSRSVMTAAEFLQTIRNARIVGSSSDSNGSEDDAGPSTLHQHSMRLRSHGGLSFNHARSGRLRGGEDMTCPICHKTVPSDEADVHLVMCLTRPKITYNDDVLTEDKGECSICLEEMLTGAVIARLPCLCIYHKQCIDEWFKRKNCCPEHPGDD; encoded by the exons ATGGGTGGACGGCAATCGTCCGTGGCCGAGGACCGACCACGATCCAATTCCGTTGATGCTACCAGCGCTTCTCAGGGTGGGCATGATGACAGTACCACCAGGAACCCAAGCAGATCAGTTATGACTGCCGCAGAGTTTTTGCAG ACGATACGGAATGCACGCATAGTTGGGTCCTCATCAGATTCCAATGGTTCCGAAGATGATGCTGGTCCTTCAACTCTTCATCAGCATTCCATGAG atTGCGTTCACATGGTGGTCTGAGCTTCAACCATGCACGAAGCGGCCGGTTGCGAG GTGGTGAAGACATGACATGTCCTATATGCCACAAAACTGTTCCTTCGGATGAAGCGGATGTGCATCTTGTAATGTGCCTTACTAGACCTAAGATTACTTATAATG ATGATGTTCTTACTGAAGATAAGGGTGAATGTTCAATTTGTCTGGAAGAGATGTTGACTGGAGCGGTGATCGCCCGCCTGCCTTGCCTTTGCATATATCATAAACA ATGCATCGATGAGTGGTTCAAACGGAAAAATTGTTGCCCCGAGCATCCTGGAGACGATTGA
- a CDS encoding hypothetical protein (NECATOR_CHRI.G3447.T3) — protein sequence MSKVSRDALNEAVADVLKGAQEKKRKFRETVELQIGLKNYDPQKDKRFSGSVRLKSIPRPAMKVCVFGDQHHLDEANANGIPCMSADDLKKLNKNKKLIKKLAKSYDAFLASESLIKQIPRIIGPGLNKAGKFPSVVTHAEPLAAKVEETKATIKFQMKKVLCLSVAVGHVEMSQEELVSNISLSINFLVSLLKKNWQNVRSLNIKSTMGKAQLEQTSEGEMSVSNRQIVAVVGDADMSLTDHLVKAVGNGSTSTVIHLDTKYYQTSVGVRQFRTGHDFLKFYKQGPDVTVGAIILKLNTKHELEIMEEVLKKTNCDSHVLVADHSSMDNLNFAQSWAHNFRFELVILDPDISQIEEANSLSEQCGIMRLVEVLENVSWELKKDNFKKVTGKEGLDRLLAIIEGLSESSDDSDLEPDDEDKEAIWQAFSSCGLPPCSSETTASSSISKQSECEASVTITIENKKKGSSNKFHRKDPEGDVNLYKALRDTREANMKQTDSAKRADNAVAYLSKFLNMKDLKLDEDEEAKRQKKTD from the exons ATGTCGAAGGTATCACGTGACGCACTCAACGAAGCTGTTGCCGATGTCCTCAAGGGCGCAcaagagaagaagaggaaattccGAGAGACTGTCGAGCTACAGATTGGTCTGAAAAACTACGATCCCCAGAAGGACAAGCGTTTCAGCGGTTCCGTCAG aCTGAAGAGCATTCCGCGACCGGCAATGAAAGTGTGTGTCTTTGGAGACCAGCACCATCTGGATGAAGCTAATGCAAATGGCATACCATGCATGAGTGCCGATGATTTGAAGAAGCTCAACAAGAACAAGAAGCTGATTAAGAAACTAGCAAAGAGTTACGACGCCTTCCTTGCTTCCGAATCGTTGATTAAGCAGATTCCTCGAATCATCGGTCCTGGTCTCAACAAAGCCGGAAAGTTCCCTTCTGTTGTTACTCATGCTGAACCTCTGGCGGCAAAAGTAGAAGAGACTAAAGCAACTATCAAGTTCCAAATGAAAAAG GTGTTGTGCCTGTCTGTTGCGGTTGGCCATGTTGAAATGAGCCAAGAGGAGCTAGTGTCCAATATTTCCTTATCAATCAACTTCCTTGTTTCCCTTCTTAAGAAGAACTGGCAGAACGTTCGTTCCCTTAACATCAAATCGACGATGGGCAAAGCCCAAC TAGAGCAGACTAGCGAAGGAGAAATGTCAGTGTCGAATCGGCAGATCGTCGCTGTCGTTGGGGATGCCGATATGTCC cttacCGATCACTTGGTGAAAGCTGTTGGAAATGGCAGCACTTCCACGGTAATTCACTTGGACACCAAATATTACCAAACCAGTGTTGGCGTTCGGCAGTTCCGCACTGGTCACGACTTTCTGAAGTTCTACAAACAAGGACCAGATGTTACTGTTGGAGCAATTATTCTCAA GTTGAATACAAAACATGAACTGGAGATTATGGAAGAAGTTCTCAAAAAGACGAATTGTGACTCTCAC GTGTTGGTCGCCGATCACAGTTCCATGGataatttgaattttgctCAGTCTTGGGCACATAACTTCAGATTTGAGCTAGTAATACTGGATCCAGACATT AGCCAAATAGAAGAAGCGAACTCGTTAAGTGAACAATGTGGCATAATGCGATTGGTGGAGGTGCTGGAGAACGTTTCTTGGGAACTTAAAAAGGACAATTTTAAGAAG GTAACAGGAAAGGAAGGGCTCGATCGCCTGCTAGCCATAATCGAGGGACTGAGCGAAAGCAGTGACGACTCAGATCTTGAACCTGACGATGAGGATAAAG AGGCAATTTGGCAAGCTTTTTCGTCTTGTGGGTTGCCTCCTTGTAGTTCGGAGACGACAGCTTCATCATCCATATCAAAACAAAGTGAATGTGAAGCGTCGGTTACAATAACGATTGAGAACAAA aaaaaGGGTTCATCCAACAAATTTCATCGAAAGGATCCTGAAGGTGATGTAAACCTCTACAAGGCTCTCAGAGAT ACAAGAGAAGCAAATATGAAGCAGACGGACTCAGCTAAACGAGCTGACAATGCTGTAGCGTACCTATCGAAGTTTTTGAACATGAAGGATCTCAAGCTAGATGAGGATGAAGAAGCAAAACGACAGAAGAAAACCGACTAG
- a CDS encoding hypothetical protein (NECATOR_CHRI.G3448.T1), protein MGGRQSSVAEDRPRSNSVDATSASQGGHDDSTTRNPSRSVMTAAEFLQTIRNARIVGSSSDSNGSEDDAGPSTLHQHSMRLRSHGGLSFNHARSGRLRGNFSRRSMPVFMMGGEDMTCPICHKTVPSDEADVHLVMCLTRPKITYNDDVLTEDKGECSICLEEMLTGAVIARLPCLCIYHKQCIDEWFKRKNCCPEHPGDD, encoded by the exons ATGGGTGGACGGCAATCGTCCGTGGCCGAGGACCGACCACGATCCAATTCCGTTGATGCTACCAGCGCTTCTCAGGGTGGGCATGATGACAGTACCACCAGGAACCCAAGCAGATCAGTTATGACTGCCGCAGAGTTTTTGCAG ACGATACGGAATGCACGCATAGTTGGGTCCTCATCAGATTCCAATGGTTCCGAAGATGATGCTGGTCCTTCAACTCTTCATCAGCATTCCATGAG atTGCGTTCACATGGTGGTCTGAGCTTCAACCATGCACGAAGCGGCCGGTTGCGAGGTAACTTTAGCAGACGCTCGATGCCTGTTTTTATGATGG GTGGTGAAGACATGACATGTCCTATATGCCACAAAACTGTTCCTTCGGATGAAGCGGATGTGCATCTTGTAATGTGCCTTACTAGACCTAAGATTACTTATAATG ATGATGTTCTTACTGAAGATAAGGGTGAATGTTCAATTTGTCTGGAAGAGATGTTGACTGGAGCGGTGATCGCCCGCCTGCCTTGCCTTTGCATATATCATAAACA ATGCATCGATGAGTGGTTCAAACGGAAAAATTGTTGCCCCGAGCATCCTGGAGACGATTGA
- a CDS encoding hypothetical protein (NECATOR_CHRI.G3449.T1) — protein sequence MQNRPSSSTALGVGSAISSLKSVYSSANALNEDIEELLEHIRVVEELPASTNLAMVEGWRSRLLTKLRMKMTELELDYRRVVDSQWKEHLTTVKEAGSSICGISFTFANDLRVVDDFFTKAHNTASKNVIFNSNIRIGLPTLTRQVDLAIARLLSDIKTYASSY from the exons atgCAAAATCGGCCATCATCTAGCACAGCCTTAGGTGTCGGATCCGCAATCTCTTCATTGAAATCAGTCTACAGCTCCGCAAACGCATTAAATGAGGATATAGAAGAGTTGTTGGAACATATTCGGGTGGTGGAGGAGCTACCTGCTTCAACGAATCTCGCGATGGTTGAAGGATGGAGGTCAAG GTTATTGACTAAGCTGCGGATGAAGATGACGGAACTTGAGTTGGATTATCGACGTGTTGTTGACTCCCAGTGGAAGGAACATCTCACAACTGTAAAAGAAGCTGGTTCATCCATCTGCGGAATAAGTTTCACGTTCGCGAACGACCTGCGTGTCGTGGATGATTTCTTTACGAAG GCCCATAACACTGCGTCGAAGAACgttattttcaattcaaatatTCGCATTGGCCTACCCACCTTGACACGTCAAGTGGACTTAGCTATAGCGAGGCTTCTATCAGATATCAAAACATATGCCAGTTCGTACTGA
- a CDS encoding hypothetical protein (NECATOR_CHRI.G3447.T1), whose product MLMFKVKMSKVSRDALNEAVADVLKGAQEKKRKFRETVELQIGLKNYDPQKDKRFSGSVRLKSIPRPAMKVCVFGDQHHLDEANANGIPCMSADDLKKLNKNKKLIKKLAKSYDAFLASESLIKQIPRIIGPGLNKAGKFPSVVTHAEPLAAKVEETKATIKFQMKKVLCLSVAVGHVEMSQEELVSNISLSINFLVSLLKKNWQNVRSLNIKSTMGKAQRLY is encoded by the exons ATGCTGATGTTCAA ggtAAAGATGTCGAAGGTATCACGTGACGCACTCAACGAAGCTGTTGCCGATGTCCTCAAGGGCGCAcaagagaagaagaggaaattccGAGAGACTGTCGAGCTACAGATTGGTCTGAAAAACTACGATCCCCAGAAGGACAAGCGTTTCAGCGGTTCCGTCAG aCTGAAGAGCATTCCGCGACCGGCAATGAAAGTGTGTGTCTTTGGAGACCAGCACCATCTGGATGAAGCTAATGCAAATGGCATACCATGCATGAGTGCCGATGATTTGAAGAAGCTCAACAAGAACAAGAAGCTGATTAAGAAACTAGCAAAGAGTTACGACGCCTTCCTTGCTTCCGAATCGTTGATTAAGCAGATTCCTCGAATCATCGGTCCTGGTCTCAACAAAGCCGGAAAGTTCCCTTCTGTTGTTACTCATGCTGAACCTCTGGCGGCAAAAGTAGAAGAGACTAAAGCAACTATCAAGTTCCAAATGAAAAAG GTGTTGTGCCTGTCTGTTGCGGTTGGCCATGTTGAAATGAGCCAAGAGGAGCTAGTGTCCAATATTTCCTTATCAATCAACTTCCTTGTTTCCCTTCTTAAGAAGAACTGGCAGAACGTTCGTTCCCTTAACATCAAATCGACGATGGGCAAAGCCCAACGTTTGTATTAA
- a CDS encoding hypothetical protein (NECATOR_CHRI.G3447.T2), with amino-acid sequence MLHSVEQTSEGEMSVSNRQIVAVVGDADMSLTDHLVKAVGNGSTSTVIHLDTKYYQTSVGVRQFRTGHDFLKFYKQGPDVTVGAIILKLNTKHELEIMEEVLKKTNCDSHVLVADHSSMDNLNFAQSWAHNFRFELVILDPDISQIEEANSLSEQCGIMRLVEVLENVSWELKKDNFKKVTGKEGLDRLLAIIEGLSESSDDSDLEPDDEDKEAIWQAFSSCGLPPCSSETTASSSISKQSECEASVTITIENKKKGSSNKFHRKDPEGDVNLYKALRDTREANMKQTDSAKRADNAVAYLSKFLNMKDLKLDEDEEAKRQKKTD; translated from the exons ATGCTTCACTCAGTAGAGCAGACTAGCGAAGGAGAAATGTCAGTGTCGAATCGGCAGATCGTCGCTGTCGTTGGGGATGCCGATATGTCC cttacCGATCACTTGGTGAAAGCTGTTGGAAATGGCAGCACTTCCACGGTAATTCACTTGGACACCAAATATTACCAAACCAGTGTTGGCGTTCGGCAGTTCCGCACTGGTCACGACTTTCTGAAGTTCTACAAACAAGGACCAGATGTTACTGTTGGAGCAATTATTCTCAA GTTGAATACAAAACATGAACTGGAGATTATGGAAGAAGTTCTCAAAAAGACGAATTGTGACTCTCAC GTGTTGGTCGCCGATCACAGTTCCATGGataatttgaattttgctCAGTCTTGGGCACATAACTTCAGATTTGAGCTAGTAATACTGGATCCAGACATT AGCCAAATAGAAGAAGCGAACTCGTTAAGTGAACAATGTGGCATAATGCGATTGGTGGAGGTGCTGGAGAACGTTTCTTGGGAACTTAAAAAGGACAATTTTAAGAAG GTAACAGGAAAGGAAGGGCTCGATCGCCTGCTAGCCATAATCGAGGGACTGAGCGAAAGCAGTGACGACTCAGATCTTGAACCTGACGATGAGGATAAAG AGGCAATTTGGCAAGCTTTTTCGTCTTGTGGGTTGCCTCCTTGTAGTTCGGAGACGACAGCTTCATCATCCATATCAAAACAAAGTGAATGTGAAGCGTCGGTTACAATAACGATTGAGAACAAA aaaaaGGGTTCATCCAACAAATTTCATCGAAAGGATCCTGAAGGTGATGTAAACCTCTACAAGGCTCTCAGAGAT ACAAGAGAAGCAAATATGAAGCAGACGGACTCAGCTAAACGAGCTGACAATGCTGTAGCGTACCTATCGAAGTTTTTGAACATGAAGGATCTCAAGCTAGATGAGGATGAAGAAGCAAAACGACAGAAGAAAACCGACTAG
- a CDS encoding hypothetical protein (NECATOR_CHRI.G3446.T1), which yields MSKVAEKKLMNEKIAKVREVVHGVSTNDIILALHSFDLNVERTIQAFCEDGASEVLDDWVRPVGGASKNKNKKKKNKQTTVEHAASAVTSATPSPSKVAKAPSTQENKPAVVPPTPQQEKVSPQTNGFVIQAKPLEVKPSTDKNILVTEHIQQTFKALRAAVTGREKALLAACGASSKFVDADFNHLISLIEKFGSVVETSPRGAATVPSGLPKAVSPVQAAAIKHATSQSSISSSLGADSGVNLSPTHKDEKNPAPAVKAAPVARIVSGGIQMQSDVLSPDQLEALQRKLAEQLAACGIDASVLSGVTGGDMPVRRPRKTDGARKGGAMRTEKPSIRPQLSIL from the exons ATGTCGAAGGTTGCGGAGAAGAAGCTaatgaatgagaaaatcgCAAAAGTTCGCGAAGTTGTCCATGGTGTTAGCACTAATGACATTATACTTGCTCTTCATTCCTTCGATTTGAATGTGGAACGGACCATCCAAGCATTTTGTGAAG atGGAGCCTCGGAAGTGCTAGATGATTGGGTTCGCCCCGTTGGTGGTGCTTCTAAGaataagaacaagaagaagaagaataagcaAACTACAGTAGAGCATGCAGCCAGCGCCGTCACTTCCGCAACACCATCTCCTTCGAAAGTTGCCAAAGCGCCATCTACACAGGAAAATAAAC CTGCGGTTGTACCTCCAACACCACAGCAGGAGAAGGTTTCCCCTCAGACGAATGGGTTCGTAATTCAAGCTAAAC CTCTCGAGGTGAAACCTTCAACAGACAAAAACATTCTGGTCACCGAACATATTCAACAGACGTTCAAG GCACTTCGTGCAGCTGTAACGGGACGAGAGAAAGCCCTGTTGGCAGCATGTGGAGCGAGTTCAAAGTTTGTTGACGCGGACTTTAACCATCTCATCTCCCTCATTGAAAAGTTCGGTTCAG TTGTTGAAACCTCTCCTCGTGGAGCAGCGACGGTTCCTAGTGGTTTACCGAAGGCAGTATCTCCAGTTCAAGCAGCTGCCATCAAGCATGCCACTAGTCAGTCGAGTATTTCAAGCTCACTTGGAGCGGACTCGGGCGTTAACCTAAGTCCCACTCACAAAG ATGAGAAGAATCCAGCCCCAGCAGTAAAGGCAGCCCCAGTGGCCAGAATCGTTAGTGGTGGGATTCAAATGCAGTCGGATGTGCTGTCTCCTGATCAGCTAGAGGCGCTGCAGCGTAAATTAGCAGAGCAGTTGGCTGCATGCGGAATTGACGCCTCGGTTTTATCAGGGGTCACAGGCGGTGACATGCCAGTCCGTCGCCCTCGAAAAACGGATGGAGCTAGGAAAGGAGGTGCAATGAGGACTGAAAAACCTTCGATACGTCCTCAACTTTCAATTCTATAG